One Brassica napus cultivar Da-Ae chromosome C4, Da-Ae, whole genome shotgun sequence genomic region harbors:
- the LOC106390800 gene encoding cytochrome b561 and DOMON domain-containing protein At5g35735-like, with product MDRTKSAKVSLFAVWTILLVLNVNGQSGCDTHRFANNIAFTSCTPLAALGSFLHWNYNGQNSTVSIAYRHPGTSSSSWIAWGLNPSGARMLGTQALVAFTNSSGQFQAYTSSVDDLNTQLPPGSLSFGVSLVSATLVNGEATIFATLELPANLVMTNQVWQEGPVANGVPQIHQRTGDNIRSIGRIDFRTGQSSASGGGSGNRLRRRNTHGILNAVSWGVLLPMGAMMARYMKVFTAPTWFYLHIVFQVSGYVIGVSGWATGIKLGNDSPGTSYSTHRNLGIALFTFATLQVFALLLRPKPDHKYRFYWNVYHHTVGYATIILSIINIFKGFDILDPEDKWRWAYIGILIFLGACVVILEPLTWFIVLRRKSRGGNTVAAPISNKYSSGVNGTTSTTGQHHQDA from the exons ATGGATCGAACAAAGTCTGCAAAGGTATCTCTGTTTGCTGTTTGGACAATACTCCTTGTCTTAAATGTGAACGGCCAATCAGGTTGTGATACCCACAGGTTCGCCAATAACATCGCTTTCACCTCTTGCACTCCCCTCGCGGCCCTTGGCTCGTTCCTTCACTGGAACTACAACGGCCAAAACAGTACCGTTTCAATTGCCTATCGCCACCCGGgaacttcctcttcttcatggATTGCTTGGGGACTTAACCCAAGCGGGGCTCGGATGTTGGGGACGCAAGCTCTCGTCGCATTCACCAATTCTAGTGGACAATTCCAAGCATATACCTCTTCGGTCGATGACCTCAACACCCAGCTGCCACCTGGAAGCCTTAGTTTTGGGGTCAGCCTCGTCTCCGCGACTCTGGTCAACGGAGAGGCTACCATTTTTGCGACTCTTGAGTTACCGGCCAATTTGGTCATGACCAACCAGGTTTGGCAAGAAGGTCCGGTCGCTAATGGTGTTCCTCAGATTCATCAAAGAACAGGAGATAATATCAGATCGATAGGTAGGATCGATTTCAGGACAGGTCAGTCATCGGCTAGTGGTGGAGGTTCTGGTAACAGGCTGAGGAGGAGAAAT ACACACGGAATACTAAATGCGGTTAGCTGGGGAGTGCTATTGCCGATGGGAGCAATGATGGCTCGGTACATGAAAGTCTTCACCGCCCCAACCTGGTTCTACCTCCACATCGTCTTCCAAGTCTCCGGCTACGTCATTGGTGTATCCGGCTGGGCTACAGGTATCAAGCTTGGCAACGATTCACCAGGCACATCTTACTCAACCCATCGTAACCTTGGGATAGCGCTTTTCACATTCGCTACACTTCAAGTATTTGCTCTGCTTCTAAGGCCAAAGCCAGACCACAAGTATCGATTCTACTGGAATGTGTACCATCACACAGTGGGATACGCAACAATTATCCTATCCATTATTAACATCTTTAAAGGATTCGATATCTTGGATCCAGAAGATAAATGGCGATGGGCTTATATTGGAATTCTCATCTTTCTTGGTGCCTGCGTCGTGATTCTTGAGCCACTTACTTGGTTTATCGTTCTTCGCCGTAAGAGCCGTGGAGGTAACACAGTTGCTGCACCGATTTCAAACAAGTACTCCAGTGGCGTCAATGGTACCACTAGCACCACCGGGCAGCATCACCAAGACGCCTAG